A region of Arabidopsis thaliana chromosome 5, partial sequence DNA encodes the following proteins:
- a CDS encoding MBOAT (membrane bound O-acyl transferase) family protein (MBOAT (membrane bound O-acyl transferase) family protein; CONTAINS InterPro DOMAIN/s: Wax synthase (InterPro:IPR017088); BEST Arabidopsis thaliana protein match is: MBOAT (membrane bound O-acyl transferase) family protein (TAIR:AT5G55350.1); Has 1807 Blast hits to 1807 proteins in 277 species: Archae - 0; Bacteria - 0; Metazoa - 736; Fungi - 347; Plants - 385; Viruses - 0; Other Eukaryotes - 339 (source: NCBI BLink).) has protein sequence MEEEIKSLINVGFLTIISVSYCYCLPPRIKSGVLRLLSIFPVCVLLVVLPLFFSFSIFTSTTAFFLSAIANSRLILFSFDQGPLFPLPSNLFRFTCFTCFPIQRQQNPKSQDHLSTYVFPVKIAIFVVLLYVHNDIQNLPRTFLLCLHPLYVYLLLEILLTLLRILMTIILGCDLEPHFHEPYLATSLQDFWGRRWNLIVSASLRAIVYTPVRRVCQRVMSSDYAMLIGVFATFVTSGVAHEVVFFYITRAMPTGEVALFFLLHGVCTVAEVAAKRTAFVRRWPVRPVVSWMFTIAFVNVTAGWLFFPQLIRNNLGERCSNEISLLIDFFRSKLFYFPQ, from the coding sequence aTGGAGGAAGAAATCAAGAGCTTGATCAATGTAGGgtttttaacaattatctcAGTATCTTACTGCTACTGCTTACCACCAAGAATCAAATCTGGTGTTCTTCGATTACTCTCTATTTTTCCGGTCTGTGTTTTGTTAGttgttcttcctctgttcttctccttttcaatTTTCACTTCCACCACAGCGTTTTTCTTATCAGCTATTGCCAATTCAAGACTCATCCTCTTTTCCTTTGATCAAGGTCCTCTTTTTCCACTACCTTCAAATCTATTCAGATTTACCTGCTTTACTTGCTTCCCAATCCAGCgtcaacaaaaccctaaatctcaAGATCATTTGTCCACGTATGTTTTTCCCGTTAAAATTGCAATCTTTGTTGTGTTGTTATATGTGCATAACGACATACAAAACCTTCCTCGTACTTTTCTATTGTGTCTCCATCCACTGTATGTATATTTGTTACTTGAGATTCTCTTAACGCTCCTTAGAATTCTAATGACTATCATTCTTGGTTGTGACCTAGAGCCACATTTTCACGAACCATACTTAGCCACATCTCTTCAAGACTTTTGGGGTCGCAGGTGGAACCTCATAGTCTCGGCAAGTCTTCGGGCAATCGTCTACACTCCTGTGCGGCGTGTCTGCCAACGAGTAATGAGCTCTGATTATGCAATGTTGATTGGTGTTTTTGCGACGTTTGTAACCTCTGGTGTGGCTCATGAAGtggttttcttttatataaccCGTGCGATGCCTACAGGGGAAGTCGCTTTATTCTTTCTCTTACATGGAGTTTGCACGGTGGCGGAAGTGGCAGCGAAGAGGACGGCGTTTGTACGGAGGTGGCCGGTGAGACCAGTCGTATCTTGGATGTTCACGATAGCGTTTGTAAATGTGACCGCTGGTTGGCTGTTTTTTCCTCAGTTGATTCGGAACAACCTGGGGGAGAGATGCTCCAATGAAATCTCCTTGCTCATTGATTTCTTCAGAAGcaagttattttattttccccAGTGA
- the TOP1BETA gene encoding DNA topoisomerase 1 beta (DNA topoisomerase 1 beta (TOP1BETA); FUNCTIONS IN: DNA topoisomerase type I activity; INVOLVED IN: DNA topological change; LOCATED IN: membrane; EXPRESSED IN: 26 plant structures; EXPRESSED DURING: 15 growth stages; CONTAINS InterPro DOMAIN/s: DNA topoisomerase I, DNA binding, mixed alpha/beta motif, eukaryotic-type (InterPro:IPR013030), DNA topoisomerase I, DNA binding, eukaryotic-type (InterPro:IPR008336), DNA topoisomerase I, C-terminal (InterPro:IPR001631), DNA topoisomerase I, active site (InterPro:IPR018521), DNA topoisomerase I, catalytic core, alpha/beta subdomain, eukaryotic-type (InterPro:IPR014727), DNA topoisomerase I, catalytic core, eukaryotic-type (InterPro:IPR013500), DNA topoisomerase I, catalytic core, alpha-helical subdomain, eukaryotic-type (InterPro:IPR014711), DNA topoisomerase I, C-terminal, eukaryotic-type (InterPro:IPR013499), DNA breaking-rejoining enzyme, catalytic core (InterPro:IPR011010); BEST Arabidopsis thaliana protein match is: DNA topoisomerase I alpha (TAIR:AT5G55300.1); Has 1807 Blast hits to 1807 proteins in 277 species: Archae - 0; Bacteria - 0; Metazoa - 736; Fungi - 347; Plants - 385; Viruses - 0; Other Eukaryotes - 339 (source: NCBI BLink).) yields MATEAFVKPVVPNGHDGYEDEDEDDIPLVFKRNSNTAATTNRPSPINNAMRNSAIGSTKSSPPMRSPLTSPNRSASSSTRSSMMKPALPSSSSVQRSTLKSPLRDDRSVVAKERNGFGKAPSVSKSDDEDSEDDKPLSARLKLDSKEVTKQPSSSGRGSTQQAVQKSNMRPQGLSDYTKKKVLDERAPMSSTVQTKTSVGTSSSKPVHIEQKRPLVNNIDRNGLKPKTEGHSSQAPAKRPLEKGSSSNQSSVKRPKLSEPARPVKVEQGSHISATQDAKGKNLDASKPLRANQATVKEDNSDGDDHVPIASRMKSDSSNNKSSSAKPSSSKMIASSSRTIAQKPNKWVKDSKYSKSSKSLPSGDGQKKWKTLQHNGVIFPPPYKRHGVKILFQGKPVDLTPEQEEVATMFAVMRETEYYKKPKFRENFWNDWRKLLGKNHMIKSLDDCDFTPIYEWYMQEKETKKQMTAEEKRIVKEEKLKQEEKYMWAVLDGVRERIGNFRVEPPGLFRGRGEHPKMGKLKKRIRPCDITINIGKEAPIPECPIPGERWKEVKHDNTVTWLAFWSDPINPKEFKYVFLAASSSLKGQSDKEKYEKARKLHNHIGSIRAAYTKDFNNKDVTKRQIAVATYLIDKLALRAGNEKDDDEADTVGCCTLKVGNVECIPPNKLKFDFLGKDSIQYVNTVEVEPLVYKAIGQFQAGKSKTDDLFDELDTSKLNTHLKELMAGLTAKVFRTYNASITLDLMLSKETRDGDVPEKVVVYQQANKEVAIICNHQRTVSKSHGAQVEKLAVKIEELREQIKELNIDLDRAKKGRTPLMGSDGKRKRNLTPEALEKKIMQTQGKIEKMERDMQTKEDMKTVALGTSKINYMDPRITVAWCKRHDVPIEKIFNKSLLAKFAWAMDVDPEFRFCSSTDE; encoded by the exons ATGGCCACTGAGGCGTTTGTGAAACCCGTTGTACCAAATGGTCATGACGGGtacgaagatgaagatgaagatgacatTCCTTTGGTTTTTAAGAGAAACAGTAATACAGCAGCTACAACAAATCGTCCTAGCCCTATTAATAATGCTATGAGAAACTCGGCTATTGGTTCCACCAAGTCCTCACCACCAATGAGGTCTCCTTTAACAAGCCCGAATAGGTCAGCTTCTTCATCCACTAGAAGTTCAATGATGAAACCAGCATTACCGTCATCTTCATCTGTTCAACGTTCGACTCTGAAGTCACCGTTGCGAGATGATAGATCTGTTGTTGCTAAGGAGAGGAACGGTTTTGGGAAAGCTCCTTCTGTGTCTAAAAGTGATGATGAGGATTCTGAGGATGATAAACCATTGAGTGCTAGGCTTAAATTGGATTCTAAAGAGGTTACCAAACAGCCAAGCTCTTCAGGACGTGGGAGTACGCAGCAAGCAGTACAAAAGAGCAACATGAGGCCTCAGGGATTGAGTGATTACactaaaaagaaagttttggaTGAGAGAGCTCCCATGTCCTCAACGGTTCAGACAAAGACCAGTGTGGGTACATCAAGTAGCAAGCCTGTTCATATTGAACAGAAGAGACCTTTGGTTAACAATATTGATCGGAATGGTTTGAAACCTAAGACTGAAGGGCACAGTTCTCAGGCACCTGCTAAGAGACCTCTTGAAAAGGGGAGTTCTTCGAATCAATCTTCTGTTAAGAGGCCCAAGCTGTCAGAGCCAGCTAGACCAGTGAAAGTGGAGCAAGGTTCACATATTTCAGCTACGCAAGATGCCAAAGGAAAGAATCTGGATGCATCGAAGCCGTTGAGAGCTAACCAAGCAACTGTTAAAGAAGATAACTCAGATGGTGATGATCATGTTCCTATTGCCTCAAGGATGAAGTCAGATTCCTCAAATAATAAATCGTCTTCCGCAAAGCCAAGTTCTAGTAAAATGATAGCGTCTTCATCCAGAACAATAGCTCAAAAGCCCAACAAATGGGTGAAAGATTCTAAATATTCGAAATCTTCTAAATCATTACCTTCTGGAGATGGgcaaaagaaatggaaaactCTACAGCACAATGGTGTTATTTTTCCACCTCCATATAAGCGTCATGGGGTTAAGATATTGTTCCAGGGAAAGCCTGTTGACTTAACTCCTGAACAAGAAGAG GTTGCAACTATGTTTGCGGTGATGAGGGAAAcagaatattataaaaaacCAAAGTTCAGAGAGAATTTCTGGAATGATTGGCGGAAACTACTTGGAAAGAACCATATGATTAAAAGTTTAGATGATTGTGACTTCACTCCCATATATGAATGGTATATGCAGGAGAAggagacaaagaaacaaatgacTGCAGAA GAGAAAAGGATTGTGAAAGAGGAGAAATTAAAGCAGGAGGAGAAATATATGTGGGCTGTTCTTGATGGTGTCAGGGAGAGg ATTGGAAATTTCAGAGTTGAGCCCCCTGGGTTGTTTCGAGGCCGGGGAGAACATCCCAAG ATGGGGAAACTGAAAAAGCGGATTCGTCCTTGTGATATTACAATCAACATTGGTAAAGAGGCGCCTATTCCAGAATGCCCTATCCCTGGTGAAAG ATGGAAAGAAGTTAAGCATGACAATACTGTTACCTGGCTTGCTTTTTGGAGTGATCCTATCAATCCAAAAGAGTTCAAGTATGTATTCTTGGCAGCTAGCAGTTCGTTGAAGGGACAAAGCGACAAAGAGAAGTATGAGAAAGCGAGGAAGCTACAT AACCATATAGGGAGTATTAGAGCAGCATACACCAAAGATTTTAATAACAAGGATGTAACAAAGCGGCAAATAGCAGTGGCAACATATCTCATCGATAAGCTAGCCCTTAGGGCTGGAAATGAGAAG gATGACGATGAGGCAGATACTGTTGGTTGTTGTACATTGAAAGTAGGAAACGTGGAGTGTATTCCTCCAAATAAGTTAAAG TTTGACTTCCTTGGTAAAGACTCTATTCAGTATGTAAACACAGTTGAGGTTGAGCCTCTGGTGTATAAGGCAATTGGGCAGTTCCAAGCAG GAAAATCGAAAACCGATGATCTCTTTGATGAGCTAGATACTTCAAAACTCAATACTCATCTTAAGGAGCTTATGGCTGGTCTCACAGCCAAAGTATTCCGTACGTATAATGCATCCATCACATTGGATTTAATG TTGAGTAAAGAAACCAGAGACGGTGACGTTCCTGAAAAAGTGGTGGTTTATCAGCAAGCGAACAAGGAG GTTGCTATCATTTGTAACCATCAACGTACTGTCTCGAAATCTCACGGAGCACAAGTGGAGAAGCTGGCTGTGAAAATAGAAGAACTAAGG GAGCAAATAAAAGAGCTGAATATTGATCTCGACAGGGCTAAGAAAGGAAGAACACCGTTAATGGGATCTgatggaaagagaaagaggaacTTAACACCTGAAGC attggagaagaagataatgcaAACGCAAGGTAAGATCGAGAAGATGGAAAGAGATatgcaaacaaaagaagatatgaAAACTGTCGCATTGGGCACATCTAAGATCAACTACATGGATCCTAGGATCACTGTTGCGTGGTGCAAACGACATGATGTCCCCATTGAGAAG ATATTTAACAAGTCTCTTCTGGCTAAGTTCGCTTGGGCAATGGATGTTGATCCTGAGTTCAGATTCTGTTCAAGTACCGATGAATAA
- a CDS encoding MBOAT (membrane bound O-acyl transferase) family protein (MBOAT (membrane bound O-acyl transferase) family protein; FUNCTIONS IN: acyltransferase activity; INVOLVED IN: biological_process unknown; LOCATED IN: thylakoid; EXPRESSED IN: 8 plant structures; EXPRESSED DURING: 6 growth stages; CONTAINS InterPro DOMAIN/s: Wax synthase (InterPro:IPR017088); BEST Arabidopsis thaliana protein match is: MBOAT (membrane bound O-acyl transferase) family protein (TAIR:AT5G55340.1); Has 1807 Blast hits to 1807 proteins in 277 species: Archae - 0; Bacteria - 0; Metazoa - 736; Fungi - 347; Plants - 385; Viruses - 0; Other Eukaryotes - 339 (source: NCBI BLink).) yields the protein MEEELKLFIQVWVSAIISVTYCYYLTPKIKTSLLRLLSVLPVCVLFLIIPIFFSTVHSSFTIAFFLSGLAVPKLILFALEKGPLFPLPPNLPHFVCFACFPIKLQKKPNPENTNHFPKWVFALKVFIFGALLLQAYHYKQFLSTNFLLGLYALHIYLELEISLTLIKFLVSITLGCDLEPQFNEPYLATSLHDFWGHRWNLMVSKILWLAVYNPIRQWRAKSSEWDRFFAIFATFLVSGVAHEILYFYLTREKPTWEVTWFFVLHGFCMAAEVALKRKTKLVQRWPVNPAVSRLLTVGFVFVTGVWLFSPQPIRHGLMERFINEDLFLIDFFNRKLYILLGLFTSL from the coding sequence ATGGAGGAAGAACTCAAGTTATTCATCCAAGTATGGGTTTCTGCAATCATTTCAGTAACTTATTGTTACTACTTAAcacccaaaatcaaaaccagtCTTCTTCGATTACTATCTGTTCTTcctgtttgtgttttgtttcttattattcCTATCTTTTTCTCCACTGTTCATTCCTCTTTCACTATTGCATTTTTCCTCTCAGGTCTTGCAGTTCCAAAACTCATCCTCTTTGCATTAGAAAAAGGTCCTCTTTTTCCACTTCCTCCTAATCTCCCTCATTTCGTCTGCTTTGCTTGCTTCCCCATCAAGCTTCAAAAAAAACCTAACCCTGAAAATACTAACCATTTCCCCAAATGGGTTTTTGCCCtgaaagttttcatctttggTGCCTTGTTACTACAAGCGTATCATTACAAACAATTTCTATCTACGAATTTTCTATTGGGTCTCTATGCTCTGCATATATACTTGGAGCTTGAGATTTCCTTAACCTTGATAAAATTTCTCGTCAGTATCACTCTTGGGTGTGACCTCGAGCCACAATTCAACGAACCATACTTAGCCACCTCTCTACATGACTTCTGGGGTCACCGATGGAACCTCATGGTCTCGAAGATTCTCTGGCTCGCAGTGTACAACCCCATACGGCAATGGCGAGCCAAGAGCTCCGAGTGGGATCGGTTCTTCGCGATTTTCGCCACGTTCCTCGTCTCTGGTGTGGCTCACGAGATTCTCTACTTCTATTTGACACGTGAGAAGCCTACATGGGAGGTGACTTGGTTCTTTGTGTTACATGGGTTTTGCATGGCGGCTGAAGTGGCACtgaagaggaagacgaagTTGGTGCAGCGGTGGCCGGTGAATCCGGCAGTGTCGAGACTGCTTACGGTGGGGTTTGTGTTTGTGACTGGTGTTTGGCTATTTTCCCCCCAGCCTATTAGGCACGGCTTGATGGAGAGGTTCATCAATGAAGACTTGtttctaattgatttctttaatCGTAAGTTATATATCCTCTTAGGGTTGTTTACGAGTCTTTAA